A single genomic interval of Hafnia alvei harbors:
- a CDS encoding conserved phage C-terminal domain-containing protein — translation MSNKLSGYVWDGCAAAGLKLSEVAIMARLADFSSDEGKSWPSVTTIARQIGAGESTVRTALGKLEREGWISRQQRRAGNRNASNIYQLNVEKLRLAAHASESDPSKSDASKFDGSKSDASKSSKKGGFHPSESGGDPSVTSTPEPSSIKTFCQPPADPEVEITDQAIQVLKHLNQVTASRYQNCKSSLENIRGRLREGFTTDELVLVVDFSVERWANNPDFSANLNPVTLFRPAKFPAYLSSATKWVAAGRLPRSQWPTGTQSKQPASYVNMDFSKQEYSAPTTGWRT, via the coding sequence ATGAGCAACAAGTTATCAGGTTACGTCTGGGACGGTTGCGCAGCTGCGGGGTTAAAACTCTCAGAGGTGGCCATCATGGCTCGTCTGGCAGATTTCAGCAGTGACGAGGGCAAAAGCTGGCCCTCAGTGACCACCATTGCTCGCCAGATTGGTGCGGGTGAAAGCACCGTACGTACAGCGCTGGGGAAACTGGAGCGAGAAGGGTGGATTAGCCGCCAACAACGCCGAGCAGGTAACAGGAACGCCAGCAATATTTACCAGCTCAATGTTGAGAAACTTCGCCTAGCTGCTCATGCGTCAGAATCTGACCCGTCAAAATCTGACGCCTCAAAATTTGACGGGTCAAAATCCGACGCGTCGAAATCCAGCAAAAAGGGCGGTTTTCACCCGTCAGAATCTGGGGGCGATCCATCAGTAACATCAACACCTGAACCATCAAGTATTAAAACCTTTTGTCAGCCTCCGGCCGACCCTGAGGTTGAAATCACCGATCAGGCCATTCAGGTACTCAAACACCTGAACCAAGTAACCGCATCTCGGTACCAGAATTGCAAATCGTCACTCGAGAATATCCGCGGCCGACTGCGTGAAGGGTTCACCACTGACGAGCTGGTGTTGGTTGTGGATTTCAGCGTTGAGCGTTGGGCCAATAATCCTGATTTCTCAGCGAACCTGAATCCGGTGACGCTGTTTCGTCCAGCAAAATTCCCCGCATACCTCAGTTCGGCGACCAAATGGGTGGCTGCTGGTCGACTGCCAAGATCTCAGTGGCCTACAGGCACGCAATCAAAACAGCCAGCAAGCTACGTCAATATGGATTTCTCGAAGCAGGAATATTCAGCGCCAACCACTGGCTGGAGAACATGA
- a CDS encoding YmfL family putative regulatory protein, with amino-acid sequence MDNKNFPAPADMTAAMHKLITSTPGGYEAMAQQLSHDGTHNALSNRVRQIGGQMVPFGMAIQMEAFSGRTDITEAMCKRAGGVFVKLPDIEQVENEELLHKFNDLLAALGDFSRAHNEFTHDGVLDREESRRLRAKGYRAQSLIAEIWVISEMLWGEGDAKSMQLLASGAKHSCVEK; translated from the coding sequence GTGGACAATAAGAACTTTCCAGCCCCGGCTGATATGACAGCAGCAATGCACAAGCTGATCACTTCTACACCGGGTGGGTATGAAGCGATGGCGCAACAGCTTTCGCACGACGGTACTCATAACGCACTGAGTAACCGCGTTCGCCAGATCGGTGGGCAAATGGTGCCGTTCGGGATGGCCATTCAGATGGAGGCATTTTCCGGCCGCACGGATATTACCGAAGCTATGTGCAAACGCGCTGGTGGAGTGTTCGTAAAACTGCCTGACATCGAGCAGGTTGAAAATGAAGAGCTGCTGCACAAGTTTAACGATCTGCTTGCGGCGCTGGGTGATTTTAGCCGAGCTCATAACGAGTTCACTCACGATGGTGTTCTTGACCGAGAGGAAAGCAGACGCCTACGAGCAAAGGGATACAGAGCACAGTCTTTGATTGCAGAGATTTGGGTGATTTCAGAAATGCTGTGGGGAGAGGGTGACGCCAAGAGTATGCAGCTCTTGGCGTCGGGTGCGAAACATTCTTGTGTGGAGAAATAA
- a CDS encoding DUF4222 domain-containing protein, which translates to MTHGIASLDRFYRDRKGTVVHVIRYDRINQKVIYRRQGYDFECASPLILFRSRFERIDV; encoded by the coding sequence ATGACACACGGGATTGCTTCTCTTGATCGCTTCTATCGCGATAGGAAAGGGACTGTTGTCCACGTTATCCGTTACGACCGGATTAACCAGAAAGTGATTTATCGCCGTCAGGGCTATGACTTTGAGTGTGCATCGCCGCTCATTCTCTTTCGCTCTCGTTTTGAAAGGATCGACGTATGA
- a CDS encoding helix-turn-helix transcriptional regulator, producing MNNIASERKKLGVSQTTFAAKCGWSQSRVANYESGIRAPDLESCRKIVMAFNQLGCVVTLDGLFPPKNHK from the coding sequence ATGAACAACATTGCATCAGAACGAAAAAAGCTGGGTGTTTCACAAACAACTTTTGCGGCTAAGTGTGGCTGGTCACAGTCTCGGGTGGCTAATTACGAATCTGGGATAAGAGCTCCAGATCTTGAGTCGTGCCGAAAAATTGTAATGGCTTTTAACCAACTGGGCTGCGTGGTCACTTTAGACGGGTTGTTTCCACCTAAGAATCATAAGTAA
- a CDS encoding 3'-5' exonuclease, with translation MTNSIVIDIETLDVRPSALILSIGAYAFDVADLEGTRKFILAVSRDPELSDYSANAFYCLLDANDQLMLGRSVSKDTQHWWRNQKQDAQEALSGDRESLADQLLNLNSWIAQHTVATIYFRGTDFDGSILESAYRSYRIECPWKYNSKRDVRTYIDALTGSKKGYVPDHQPYFQMIKHNALHDAMNDAEQMAIAKSCFSAVVNAA, from the coding sequence ATGACTAACTCAATCGTAATCGACATTGAAACTTTGGATGTGCGCCCTTCTGCTCTCATCCTGTCCATTGGCGCTTATGCTTTTGATGTTGCCGATCTGGAAGGTACTCGCAAATTTATTCTGGCTGTAAGCCGTGATCCTGAGCTTTCTGACTATTCAGCTAATGCGTTCTACTGTCTGCTTGATGCTAACGACCAACTGATGCTTGGGCGCTCTGTTTCGAAAGATACACAGCACTGGTGGAGAAATCAGAAGCAGGATGCGCAAGAAGCCTTATCCGGTGACCGCGAATCATTAGCTGACCAGCTGCTGAATTTGAATAGCTGGATTGCTCAACATACTGTCGCCACGATTTACTTTCGCGGTACAGATTTTGATGGCTCGATTCTAGAGAGCGCCTACCGTTCCTACCGCATAGAATGTCCGTGGAAGTATAACAGCAAGCGCGACGTTCGGACGTACATCGATGCACTCACAGGCAGTAAAAAAGGCTATGTGCCTGACCACCAACCATACTTTCAGATGATTAAGCACAATGCACTTCATGACGCGATGAATGATGCCGAGCAGATGGCTATCGCTAAGAGCTGTTTTTCCGCTGTAGTAAATGCTGCATAG
- a CDS encoding LexA family transcriptional regulator has product MNTNEEIAKRLKNLRERKGLSQKALAELCGWKSQSRIGNYELGTRSISADDAVIIAKALDVSAAELLFGDTGFSNVSNPRPYERGNLYPVISWVSAGAWAEACEPYTIDQIDEWFESDAKIAGTGFWLRVQGDSMTAPTGLSIPEGTLVLVDTGREPINHSLVVAKLTDANEATFKRLIIDAGQKYLKGLNPSYPLIPINGNCKIIGVAIETKLRLV; this is encoded by the coding sequence ATGAACACAAATGAAGAAATCGCAAAACGCCTCAAGAATTTGAGGGAAAGAAAGGGTCTATCTCAAAAGGCTCTAGCAGAGCTTTGCGGATGGAAATCACAATCACGCATAGGCAATTATGAGCTAGGCACTCGTAGTATCAGCGCTGATGATGCTGTCATAATCGCTAAAGCCTTAGACGTTAGTGCTGCTGAGCTCTTATTTGGAGATACCGGATTTAGCAATGTTTCAAACCCTAGGCCATATGAGAGAGGGAATCTCTACCCAGTCATTAGCTGGGTTAGTGCAGGCGCATGGGCAGAGGCCTGCGAACCTTATACGATTGACCAAATAGATGAGTGGTTTGAATCAGACGCGAAGATTGCTGGTACAGGCTTCTGGCTTCGTGTTCAAGGTGACTCGATGACTGCACCCACAGGCTTGAGTATACCCGAAGGCACTTTGGTGCTTGTCGATACTGGGCGCGAACCCATTAACCATAGTCTCGTTGTCGCTAAGTTGACTGATGCAAATGAAGCAACCTTCAAACGCCTTATCATCGATGCTGGCCAAAAATATCTTAAAGGGCTTAATCCCTCATACCCATTAATTCCAATCAACGGGAATTGCAAAATTATCGGCGTCGCGATCGAGACAAAACTGAGACTGGTTTAG